The following proteins are co-located in the Agromyces laixinhei genome:
- a CDS encoding PTS sugar transporter subunit IIB, whose amino-acid sequence MRIVVVCGAGASSTFVAARIRRAAVSRGLPLEVAASGESQLATALVDADVLLVGAHLAGRLTAVHERAAAASVAVVLLPEDAAVGADPNDMLDLALASAEARS is encoded by the coding sequence ATGCGCATCGTCGTCGTCTGCGGTGCCGGTGCGTCGAGCACCTTCGTCGCGGCCCGGATCCGCCGAGCGGCCGTGTCGCGCGGGCTGCCCCTCGAGGTGGCCGCGAGCGGGGAGTCGCAACTCGCGACGGCCCTCGTCGACGCCGACGTACTGCTCGTCGGTGCGCATCTGGCCGGCCGGCTCACCGCAGTGCACGAACGCGCGGCCGCTGCATCCGTCGCCGTCGTGCTCCTGCCGGAGGATGCGGCCGTCGGCGCCGACCCGAACGACATGCTCGATCTCGCCCTCGCCTCGGCAGAGGCACGATCATGA
- a CDS encoding HPr family phosphocarrier protein, which translates to MLERTVRIGSTHGLHARPAKLFTQAAAASGATVTLSKSGGDPVNAASILGVISQGIDHGDEVTLVVDGGDESAVLDSLIELLSTDHDE; encoded by the coding sequence ATGCTGGAACGAACAGTTCGAATCGGATCGACGCACGGGCTGCACGCGCGGCCGGCGAAGCTCTTCACACAGGCTGCCGCCGCATCGGGCGCCACGGTCACGCTCAGCAAGTCGGGTGGCGACCCGGTCAATGCGGCGAGCATTCTCGGCGTCATCTCGCAGGGCATCGACCACGGCGACGAGGTCACCCTCGTCGTCGACGGCGGCGACGAGTCGGCCGTGCTCGACTCGCTCATCGAACTGCTCAGCACCGACCACGACGAATAG
- the ptsP gene encoding phosphoenolpyruvate--protein phosphotransferase, translating into MMEITGTGIGQGVAVGPIVRMAEPLPEPVDRPSDLDPEREGERAKASLSVVAHELTERGARAGGAAKDVLEAQAMMAEDPSLIDEVTARLADGKTAERAVFEAFASYRELLAGMGGYMAERAADLDDISQRVIAHLLKLPAPGVPDPGHPFVLVARDLAPADTATLDLDQVLGLVTVDGGPTSHTAILAREKSIVAIVGAADASGLADGDTVIVDAANGLVVSGPSPDEIAAAEARIAERAALEAAPVTPGALADGTAVPLLANLGSADGAAEALRLGAEGVGLFRTEFLFLGADTAPSVTEQQAQYTRLLTAFAGRKVVVRVLDAGADKPLAFLNDAHEDNPALGLRGIRALRHAEVILREQLTALAAADAATDADLWVMAPMIATVEETRYFTGLAKELGIRVAGVMVETPSAALVADRVLAACDFASIGTNDLTQYTMAADRLLGTVATLQDPWHPAVLRLIADVGAAGAEIGKPVGICGEAAADPLLAAVLVGLGATSLSMSPSALADVRASLARYSLSDAKTLAQAALAAEGAAEARAAAQSAASEITTVREAAP; encoded by the coding sequence ATGATGGAGATCACGGGAACCGGCATCGGCCAGGGGGTCGCAGTCGGACCGATCGTGCGCATGGCGGAGCCACTGCCCGAACCGGTCGATCGGCCGAGCGACCTCGACCCGGAGCGCGAGGGGGAGCGCGCGAAGGCGTCGCTGTCCGTCGTCGCGCACGAACTCACCGAACGCGGGGCGAGGGCAGGGGGCGCCGCGAAGGACGTGCTCGAGGCACAGGCCATGATGGCCGAGGATCCGAGCCTCATCGACGAGGTGACGGCCCGGCTCGCCGACGGCAAGACCGCCGAACGCGCGGTCTTCGAGGCATTCGCCTCGTACCGCGAGCTGCTCGCAGGCATGGGCGGGTACATGGCAGAGCGCGCCGCAGATCTCGACGACATCTCGCAGCGGGTCATCGCGCATCTGCTGAAGCTGCCGGCTCCGGGAGTGCCCGATCCGGGTCATCCGTTCGTGCTGGTCGCTCGCGATCTCGCCCCGGCCGACACTGCGACCCTCGACCTCGATCAGGTGCTCGGGCTCGTCACGGTCGACGGCGGGCCGACCTCGCACACGGCGATCCTCGCCCGCGAGAAGTCGATCGTGGCGATCGTCGGTGCAGCGGATGCCTCGGGCCTCGCCGATGGCGACACCGTGATCGTCGACGCGGCCAACGGCCTGGTGGTCTCCGGCCCATCGCCCGACGAGATTGCGGCGGCCGAGGCGCGGATCGCCGAGCGCGCCGCCCTCGAGGCCGCGCCGGTGACTCCCGGAGCGCTCGCCGACGGCACCGCGGTGCCGCTGCTCGCGAACCTCGGGTCCGCCGACGGCGCGGCCGAGGCCCTCCGGCTCGGTGCCGAAGGGGTCGGCCTCTTCCGCACCGAGTTCCTCTTCCTCGGCGCCGACACCGCGCCGAGCGTCACCGAGCAGCAGGCGCAGTACACCCGGCTGCTCACGGCCTTCGCCGGCCGGAAGGTCGTGGTGCGCGTGCTCGACGCGGGCGCCGACAAGCCGCTCGCGTTCCTCAACGACGCGCACGAGGACAACCCGGCGCTCGGGCTCCGCGGCATCCGCGCACTGCGGCACGCCGAGGTGATCCTGCGCGAGCAGCTCACCGCACTCGCCGCGGCCGACGCCGCCACCGACGCCGACCTGTGGGTCATGGCGCCCATGATCGCGACCGTCGAGGAGACCAGGTACTTCACGGGGCTCGCGAAGGAGCTCGGCATCCGGGTCGCGGGCGTCATGGTCGAGACGCCCTCGGCGGCGCTCGTCGCCGACCGGGTGCTGGCCGCGTGCGACTTCGCCTCCATCGGAACGAACGACCTCACGCAGTACACGATGGCGGCTGACCGGTTGCTCGGCACCGTCGCGACCCTGCAAGATCCGTGGCACCCTGCCGTGCTCCGCCTGATCGCAGACGTCGGAGCCGCCGGAGCCGAGATCGGCAAGCCCGTCGGCATCTGCGGCGAGGCCGCCGCGGATCCGCTGCTCGCCGCCGTGCTCGTCGGCCTCGGCGCCACGAGCCTGTCGATGTCACCGTCGGCACTCGCAGACGTCCGCGCCTCCCTCGCGCGGTACAGCCTGAGCGACGCGAAGACGCTCGCCCAGGCCGCCCTGGCTGCTGAGGGAGCGGCCGAAGCCCGAGCGGCGGCGCAGTCCGCCGCATCCGAGATCACCACGGTGCGCGAAGCCGCCCCGTGA
- a CDS encoding PTS mannitol transporter subunit IICB: MTTTSAGSKKPGGARVAVQRFGSFLSNMILPNIAAFIAWGIVTMFFIPAGFTPNESLAELVGPMITYLLPLLIANQGGRLIYDTRGGVVATIATMGVIVGTDIPMFLGAMIMGPLAAWLMKQVDRIWEGKIKAGFEMLVNNFSAGILGFILAIAGFFAFGPVVQALSNALEAAVDWLVALSLLPLLSILVEPGKVLFLNNAINHGVFTPIGTQQASETGKSILFLVEANPGPGLGILLAFTFFGIGMARATAPAAIIIQFFGGIHEIYFPYVLMKPLLIVAAIAGGMTGVATNVVFNSGLRAPAAPGSIIAVLAQTASDSFVGVILSVILSAAVSFFVAAIILRASRKRDLAKEGAGDLSAAIAQTEANKGKESGVLHDLQAGGVAGGAGLVGEGEEAAFERKPIHTIIFACDAGMGSSAMGATVLRNKIKKAGIDSVDVTNKAIANLTDDVDLVVTHQDLTDRAKRQSPNALHVSVDNFMNSPKYDEIVFLLQSEGVR, encoded by the coding sequence ATGACAACGACGTCTGCCGGCTCGAAGAAGCCCGGGGGAGCCCGAGTCGCCGTCCAGAGGTTCGGCTCGTTCCTGTCCAACATGATCCTGCCGAACATCGCCGCCTTCATCGCGTGGGGCATCGTCACGATGTTCTTCATCCCGGCGGGCTTCACGCCCAATGAGTCCCTCGCCGAACTCGTCGGGCCGATGATCACCTACCTGCTGCCCCTGCTCATCGCCAACCAGGGCGGGCGCCTCATCTACGACACCCGCGGCGGCGTGGTGGCGACGATCGCGACGATGGGCGTGATCGTGGGCACCGACATCCCGATGTTCCTCGGCGCCATGATCATGGGACCGCTGGCCGCTTGGCTGATGAAGCAGGTCGACCGCATCTGGGAGGGCAAGATCAAGGCCGGCTTCGAGATGCTGGTCAACAACTTCTCGGCCGGCATCCTCGGATTCATCCTCGCGATCGCCGGTTTCTTCGCCTTCGGCCCGGTGGTGCAGGCGCTGAGCAACGCGCTCGAGGCGGCCGTCGACTGGCTCGTCGCCCTCTCGCTGCTGCCGCTGTTGTCGATCCTGGTCGAGCCCGGCAAGGTGCTGTTCCTGAACAACGCCATCAATCACGGCGTGTTCACCCCGATCGGCACCCAGCAGGCCAGCGAGACCGGCAAGTCGATCCTGTTCCTCGTCGAGGCGAACCCGGGCCCCGGTCTCGGCATTCTGCTCGCCTTCACGTTCTTCGGCATCGGCATGGCCCGGGCGACCGCGCCTGCGGCGATCATCATCCAGTTCTTCGGCGGCATCCACGAGATCTACTTCCCGTACGTGCTCATGAAGCCGCTGCTGATCGTCGCCGCGATCGCGGGCGGCATGACGGGCGTCGCCACGAACGTCGTGTTCAACAGCGGCCTGCGAGCCCCGGCGGCACCGGGCAGCATCATCGCGGTGCTCGCCCAGACCGCCTCCGACAGTTTCGTGGGCGTCATCCTGTCGGTGATACTGTCGGCCGCCGTCTCGTTCTTCGTCGCGGCGATCATCCTCCGGGCGAGTCGCAAGCGCGACCTCGCGAAAGAGGGCGCCGGCGACCTCTCGGCCGCGATCGCGCAGACCGAGGCCAACAAGGGCAAGGAGAGCGGCGTGTTGCACGACCTGCAGGCCGGCGGCGTGGCCGGCGGCGCCGGCTTGGTCGGCGAGGGCGAGGAGGCGGCATTCGAGCGGAAGCCGATCCACACGATCATCTTCGCGTGCGACGCCGGCATGGGCTCGAGCGCCATGGGGGCCACGGTGCTGCGCAACAAGATCAAGAAGGCGGGCATCGACAGCGTCGACGTCACCAACAAGGCGATCGCCAACCTCACCGACGACGTCGACCTCGTGGTCACCCACCAGGACCTCACCGATCGGGCCAAGCGACAGTCGCCGAACGCCCTGCACGTCTCGGTCGACAACTTCATGAACTCGCCCAAGTACGACGAGATCGTCTTCCTGCTGCAGTCCGAAGGCGTTCGCTGA
- a CDS encoding PTS sugar transporter subunit IIA: protein MTEQILSSENVRLATRAAGRDDAIRAAGRILVDAGAVRPAYVDSMLEREGSVSTYMGNLLAIPHGTNEGKDAILRSALSFVRYDEPVDWGGEPVRFVVGIAGLENEHLEILSSIAMIFSDEDAVQALVDAASAEQIFELLSEVNDS, encoded by the coding sequence ATGACCGAACAGATCCTCTCTTCCGAGAACGTGCGGCTCGCGACACGCGCCGCCGGCCGAGACGACGCGATCCGCGCGGCGGGGCGAATCCTCGTCGACGCCGGTGCAGTGCGGCCGGCGTACGTCGACTCGATGCTCGAGCGGGAGGGGTCCGTCTCGACGTACATGGGCAACCTCCTGGCCATCCCGCACGGCACGAACGAGGGCAAGGACGCGATCCTGCGCTCCGCGCTCTCGTTCGTGCGGTATGACGAACCGGTCGACTGGGGCGGGGAGCCGGTGCGGTTCGTGGTCGGCATCGCGGGGCTCGAGAACGAGCACCTCGAGATCCTCTCGAGCATCGCGATGATCTTCTCCGACGAAGATGCGGTGCAGGCGCTCGTCGACGCCGCATCGGCAGAGCAGATCTTCGAGCTGCTGTCAGAGGTCAACGACTCGTGA
- a CDS encoding mannitol-1-phosphate 5-dehydrogenase — MKAVHFGAGNIGRGFVGLLLHEAGYEIVFADVAAPVIDALAASGSYTVHEVGEGGRDRVVDGFRAVNSATDAAALLDELSGADVATTAVGPNVLRFIAPHLVMALRERPADASPLVIMACENAINATDRLRDEMAALSSPEEWPSLVARAVFANTAVDRIVPGQPEGAGLDVTVETFFEWAIERPPFGAEAPEIPGVHFVADLTPYIERKLFTVNTGHAATAYFGFLAGHRRISDALGDPDVMRVVEHALRQTSALIVAKHEFTEVEQAQYREKILARFRNPDLPDTVERVGRQPLRKLGRHERFVGPAAELASMGLPVDGLLAAIGAALRFDVPADPESVELRQLLRSRDAATFVDDVTGISEGHPLAADLVALVGAAKEGA; from the coding sequence GTGAAGGCCGTGCACTTCGGCGCCGGCAACATCGGCCGGGGCTTCGTGGGGCTGCTGCTCCACGAAGCCGGCTACGAGATCGTCTTCGCCGATGTCGCCGCACCGGTCATCGACGCGCTCGCGGCATCCGGCAGCTACACCGTGCACGAGGTCGGCGAGGGCGGCCGCGACCGGGTCGTCGACGGCTTCCGCGCCGTCAACAGCGCAACGGATGCCGCGGCGCTTCTCGACGAACTGAGCGGAGCCGACGTCGCCACGACGGCCGTCGGCCCCAACGTGCTGCGGTTCATCGCCCCACACCTGGTCATGGCGCTGCGAGAACGGCCGGCGGATGCTTCGCCGCTCGTGATCATGGCCTGCGAGAACGCGATCAACGCCACCGACCGGCTCCGCGACGAGATGGCGGCGCTCTCGAGTCCCGAGGAGTGGCCGTCGCTCGTCGCCCGCGCAGTGTTCGCGAACACGGCGGTCGATCGGATCGTGCCGGGACAGCCCGAAGGCGCGGGGCTCGACGTGACCGTCGAGACGTTCTTCGAATGGGCGATCGAGCGTCCGCCGTTCGGGGCGGAGGCACCCGAGATCCCCGGTGTGCATTTCGTGGCCGACCTCACGCCGTACATCGAGCGCAAGCTGTTCACCGTGAACACCGGGCACGCAGCGACCGCGTACTTCGGATTCCTCGCAGGTCACCGCCGCATCAGCGACGCGCTCGGCGACCCTGACGTGATGAGGGTCGTCGAACACGCGCTCCGCCAGACGTCGGCGCTCATCGTGGCGAAGCACGAGTTCACCGAGGTCGAGCAGGCGCAGTACCGGGAGAAGATCCTGGCGCGGTTCCGGAATCCCGACCTGCCCGACACGGTCGAGCGGGTCGGGCGGCAGCCGCTGCGAAAGCTCGGCCGGCATGAGCGGTTCGTCGGCCCCGCCGCCGAGCTCGCGTCGATGGGGCTTCCTGTCGACGGGCTGCTCGCGGCGATCGGCGCCGCACTGCGCTTCGATGTGCCGGCCGATCCCGAGAGCGTCGAGCTCAGGCAGCTGCTGCGGTCGCGGGATGCTGCGACCTTCGTCGACGACGTGACCGGCATCTCGGAGGGGCATCCGCTCGCGGCCGATCTCGTCGCGCTCGTCGGGGCCGCGAAGGAAGGCGCCTGA
- a CDS encoding response regulator has translation MSRPDAIRVVIVDDQELVRAGLRPLAERDGDILVIGEAADGRSGLSRVRELRPDVVLMDIRMPVMDGLEATRAIVADAALDGIRVLILTTFDEDDHVYEAVRAGASGYLLKDVSPDDLRAAIRTVAAGDALLSPTITAKVMRAVAAGPASPPDQTPLEGLSDREREVLTLIGRGNTNDEIAAALFLSPATARTYVSRLLGKLSARDRAALVVLAYETGLVAPGR, from the coding sequence ATGAGCCGGCCCGATGCCATCCGCGTGGTGATCGTCGACGACCAGGAGCTCGTGCGCGCCGGCCTTCGCCCACTCGCCGAGCGCGACGGTGACATCTTGGTCATCGGCGAGGCCGCCGACGGTCGCAGCGGGCTCTCGCGGGTACGGGAGCTGCGCCCCGACGTCGTACTGATGGACATTCGGATGCCGGTGATGGACGGGCTCGAGGCCACCCGGGCGATCGTTGCGGATGCCGCGCTCGACGGCATCCGCGTGCTCATCCTCACCACCTTCGACGAGGACGACCACGTCTACGAAGCCGTCCGCGCCGGTGCATCCGGCTACCTGCTGAAGGATGTCTCGCCCGACGACCTGCGAGCCGCGATCAGAACTGTCGCCGCGGGCGACGCACTGCTGTCGCCGACGATCACGGCGAAGGTGATGCGCGCGGTGGCGGCGGGTCCCGCATCGCCGCCCGACCAGACGCCGCTCGAGGGGCTGAGCGACCGCGAACGCGAAGTGCTCACCTTGATCGGTCGCGGGAACACGAACGACGAGATCGCGGCCGCACTGTTCTTGAGCCCGGCGACCGCCCGCACCTACGTCAGCCGGCTGCTCGGCAAGCTCAGCGCACGCGACCGCGCGGCGCTCGTCGTGCTCGCCTACGAGACGGGGCTCGTCGCGCCGGGTCGCTGA
- a CDS encoding sensor histidine kinase encodes MTHRPAPAAPSAKRSRLDARLSDAGLAVAVALVISVVIAADPVGRSSLGGYLCAAGFGGVLLLRRRFPRLILAVTIVGIFAYYTAGFPPIGMVLPAVGALYSAAEMRRTAWAVGAAAVLIAVASFFRMDGSEPAGQLNGYTFVTELALAAAAIALGAAVRLTREARERSAQIADLTAAEEAHAADARMHAERVRIARDLHDTIGHTLSVASLHAGVAAEATGRDDEAARTALDRVRAAMSDALRELRRTVKVLRDDTATPMPVLGLAALDPLFAAAREAGLHVETELDVASDALSPAVDATAYRTVQEALTNVLRHADATTVHVTARAEHGLLALRIVDDGQGSAASGSGTGAGIRGMRERVALLGGTVTARAAPGGFAVTVEIPAQAGGEA; translated from the coding sequence GTGACCCACCGCCCGGCCCCCGCTGCACCCTCGGCGAAGCGGTCGCGCCTCGACGCGCGACTTTCGGACGCCGGGCTCGCCGTCGCGGTGGCGCTCGTGATCTCGGTCGTGATCGCGGCCGACCCCGTCGGCCGCTCCTCCCTCGGCGGCTATCTCTGCGCCGCGGGGTTCGGGGGCGTCCTGCTGCTGCGCCGGCGGTTTCCCCGGCTCATCCTCGCGGTCACGATCGTCGGAATCTTCGCCTACTACACGGCCGGTTTCCCGCCGATCGGAATGGTCCTCCCCGCCGTCGGTGCGCTGTACTCCGCCGCCGAGATGCGCCGCACCGCCTGGGCGGTGGGCGCCGCCGCCGTACTGATCGCGGTCGCATCCTTCTTCCGCATGGATGGATCCGAGCCTGCGGGCCAGCTCAACGGCTACACCTTCGTGACCGAACTCGCGCTCGCCGCCGCGGCCATCGCGCTCGGTGCCGCGGTGCGCCTCACGCGGGAAGCTCGCGAGCGTTCGGCGCAGATCGCCGATCTCACCGCGGCCGAGGAGGCGCACGCCGCGGACGCCCGCATGCACGCAGAGCGTGTGCGGATCGCCCGCGACCTGCACGACACGATCGGCCACACCCTCTCGGTCGCCTCGCTGCACGCCGGGGTCGCCGCCGAGGCGACCGGGCGCGACGACGAGGCCGCTCGAACGGCGCTCGACCGCGTGCGTGCGGCGATGTCGGATGCCCTGCGAGAACTCCGCCGCACCGTGAAGGTACTGCGCGACGACACCGCGACCCCGATGCCGGTGCTCGGCCTCGCCGCGCTGGATCCGCTCTTCGCCGCAGCGCGCGAAGCGGGACTGCACGTCGAGACCGAGCTGGATGTCGCATCCGACGCGCTCTCGCCCGCGGTCGACGCCACCGCCTACCGCACCGTTCAGGAGGCGTTGACGAACGTGCTCCGACACGCCGACGCGACGACGGTCCATGTGACGGCGCGGGCCGAGCACGGGCTGCTCGCCCTGCGCATCGTCGACGATGGGCAGGGCTCTGCGGCATCCGGATCCGGAACCGGCGCCGGAATCCGCGGAATGCGGGAGCGGGTCGCCCTGCTCGGCGGAACCGTGACGGCGCGGGCCGCGCCCGGCGGGTTCGCCGTCACGGTCGAGATCCCGGCGCAGGCGGGAGGCGAGGCATGA
- a CDS encoding multicopper oxidase family protein produces the protein MIGRRRKPAIATATLVVAALALTGCDSISVTSVAEQNFVNELAIPPLAPSTVENGVRTFQLSAQTGETEFAGVDGESETWGYNGALLGPTLRAARGEQVAVEVANQLPEATSVHWHGMHLPAKMDGGPHQMIAPGGTWRPTWTIDQPAATLWYHPHPHGETEEHVYRGLAGLFLLDDDASLAAELPSEYGVDDLPLIVQDKEFDRDGELVLRHDGSEPGMLGDTVMVNGTVGAYREVTTERVRLRLLNGSTARTYTFEMPDRSMTMIASDGGLLDAPVEMDQVRLAPGERAEVVVGFEPGETVRLHSAKTQLGGIAVPFASGGNDEFDVLEFRAADTLMPSPEPAWPQSSDAATDALHEHEASVTRPFVLNTREINGEQMDMSRIDEVVYVGDTEVWEVRSSQPIPHSFHIHDVQFRVLSIDGEAPPPELSGRKDTIYLEPDREYRLLVRFEDYVDPEVPYMYHCHMLLHEDEGMMGQFVVIERGDEAAVRAPEHAGHAAS, from the coding sequence GTGATCGGGCGCCGGCGCAAGCCCGCGATCGCCACCGCGACGCTGGTCGTGGCCGCCCTCGCGCTCACCGGGTGCGACTCGATCTCGGTGACGAGCGTGGCCGAGCAGAACTTCGTGAACGAGCTCGCGATCCCGCCGCTCGCGCCGTCGACGGTCGAGAACGGTGTGCGCACGTTCCAGCTCAGCGCGCAGACCGGCGAGACCGAGTTCGCGGGGGTGGACGGCGAGTCCGAGACCTGGGGCTACAACGGCGCGCTGCTCGGCCCGACGCTGCGGGCCGCACGCGGAGAACAGGTCGCGGTCGAGGTCGCGAACCAGCTGCCCGAGGCGACCAGCGTCCACTGGCACGGCATGCACCTGCCGGCGAAGATGGACGGTGGCCCGCACCAGATGATCGCGCCGGGCGGCACCTGGCGACCGACCTGGACGATCGACCAGCCGGCGGCGACGCTCTGGTATCACCCGCACCCGCACGGCGAGACCGAGGAGCACGTCTACCGCGGGCTCGCGGGTCTCTTCCTGCTCGACGACGATGCGAGCCTCGCGGCCGAGCTGCCGAGCGAGTACGGCGTCGACGATCTGCCGCTCATCGTGCAAGACAAGGAGTTCGACCGCGACGGCGAGCTCGTGCTGCGACACGACGGTTCCGAGCCCGGAATGCTCGGCGACACGGTGATGGTCAACGGCACGGTCGGCGCCTACCGGGAGGTGACGACCGAGCGGGTGCGGCTGCGGCTGTTGAACGGCTCGACCGCGCGCACGTACACGTTCGAGATGCCCGACCGGTCGATGACGATGATCGCGAGTGACGGCGGCCTGCTCGATGCTCCCGTGGAGATGGATCAGGTGCGGCTCGCCCCGGGCGAGCGCGCCGAGGTCGTCGTCGGGTTCGAGCCGGGGGAGACCGTGCGGCTGCACTCCGCGAAGACGCAGCTCGGCGGCATCGCGGTGCCGTTCGCGTCGGGCGGCAACGACGAGTTCGACGTGCTGGAGTTCCGTGCCGCTGACACGCTGATGCCGTCGCCCGAGCCGGCATGGCCGCAGTCGTCGGATGCCGCGACCGACGCGTTGCACGAGCACGAGGCATCCGTCACCAGACCCTTCGTGCTGAACACCCGCGAGATCAACGGTGAGCAGATGGACATGTCGCGCATCGACGAGGTGGTGTACGTGGGTGACACGGAGGTGTGGGAGGTGCGCAGCTCCCAACCGATCCCGCACAGCTTCCATATCCACGACGTGCAGTTCCGCGTGCTCTCGATCGACGGGGAGGCGCCGCCGCCCGAGCTCTCGGGCCGCAAAGACACCATCTATCTGGAACCGGATCGCGAGTATCGGCTGCTCGTGCGCTTCGAAGACTACGTCGATCCCGAGGTGCCGTACATGTATCACTGCCACATGCTGCTCCATGAGGATGAAGGGATGATGGGCCAGTTCGTCGTCATCGAGCGCGGCGACGAGGCCGCCGTGCGGGCCCCGGAGCACGCCGGGCACGCTGCCTCGTGA
- the infA gene encoding translation initiation factor IF-1 has product MAKKDGVIEIEGSVTEALPNAMFRVELTNGHKVLAHISGKMRQHYIRILPGDRVIVELSPYDLTRGRIVYRYK; this is encoded by the coding sequence ATGGCCAAGAAAGACGGCGTCATCGAGATCGAAGGCTCGGTCACCGAGGCCCTCCCGAACGCGATGTTCCGGGTGGAACTCACGAACGGGCACAAGGTTCTCGCGCACATCTCGGGAAAGATGCGCCAGCACTACATCCGCATCCTCCCCGGAGACCGCGTGATCGTCGAGCTGAGCCCATACGACCTGACGCGCGGCCGCATCGTCTACCGCTACAAGTAA
- the rpmJ gene encoding 50S ribosomal protein L36: MKVNPSVKPICDHCKVIRRHGRVMVICKSNPRHKQRQG; encoded by the coding sequence GTGAAGGTCAACCCCAGCGTCAAGCCCATCTGCGACCACTGCAAGGTGATTCGCCGCCACGGCCGCGTCATGGTCATCTGCAAGTCGAACCCGCGCCACAAGCAGCGTCAGGGCTAG
- the rpsM gene encoding 30S ribosomal protein S13 yields MARLAGVDIPREKRVEIALTYIYGVGRTRALTTLADTGIDGNIRVKDLSDEQLLALRDYIETNFKVEGDLRREVAADIRRKVEIGSYEGIRHRRGLPVRGQRTKTNARTRKGPKRTVAGKKKAR; encoded by the coding sequence ATGGCACGTCTGGCAGGAGTCGACATCCCGCGCGAGAAGCGCGTGGAGATCGCACTGACGTACATCTACGGCGTCGGCCGTACGCGAGCACTCACCACGCTCGCCGACACCGGCATCGACGGAAACATTCGCGTGAAGGATCTCAGCGACGAGCAGCTGCTCGCCCTCCGCGACTACATCGAGACCAACTTCAAGGTCGAGGGCGACCTTCGCCGCGAGGTGGCCGCCGACATCCGCCGCAAGGTCGAGATCGGCTCCTACGAGGGCATCCGCCACCGTCGCGGACTCCCGGTCCGAGGCCAGCGCACCAAGACCAACGCACGCACCCGCAAGGGCCCGAAGCGCACCGTCGCCGGCAAGAAGAAGGCTCGCTAG
- the rpsK gene encoding 30S ribosomal protein S11, with product MAAPKAATRKPRKKEKKNIAVGQAHIKSTFNNTIVSITDTNGAVISWASSGGVGFKGSRKSTPFAAQLAAEAAARQAQEHGMKKVDVFVKGPGSGRETAIRSLQAAGLEVGSINDVTPQAHNGCRPPKRRRV from the coding sequence ATGGCAGCACCCAAGGCGGCAACACGCAAGCCGCGCAAGAAGGAAAAGAAGAACATCGCCGTGGGCCAGGCCCACATCAAGTCGACGTTCAACAACACGATCGTCTCGATCACCGACACCAACGGTGCCGTGATCAGCTGGGCCTCCTCCGGTGGCGTCGGCTTCAAGGGCTCGCGCAAGTCGACCCCGTTCGCCGCGCAGCTCGCCGCCGAGGCGGCCGCGCGCCAGGCGCAGGAGCACGGCATGAAGAAGGTCGACGTCTTCGTCAAGGGCCCCGGTTCCGGCCGCGAGACCGCGATCCGCTCGCTCCAGGCCGCAGGCCTCGAGGTCGGCAGCATCAACGACGTGACGCCTCAGGCGCACAACGGATGCCGCCCGCCCAAGCGCCGCCGCGTCTGA